In one Phaeobacter gallaeciensis DSM 26640 genomic region, the following are encoded:
- a CDS encoding TrbC/VirB2 family protein, with protein MKTLGKWMKTNVGLLFAVLPIFALAAEPALAQNLDPLENMLQTVVDALTGPIGRLIAILAVVAAGYMMFTGRLNWPLFLAIFFGVVLVFSAATIIDGFAAP; from the coding sequence ATGAAAACCCTTGGGAAATGGATGAAGACAAATGTGGGATTGCTGTTTGCAGTCCTGCCAATTTTTGCACTCGCGGCGGAGCCTGCCTTGGCGCAGAACCTCGATCCGCTGGAAAACATGTTGCAGACCGTCGTGGATGCGTTGACTGGCCCGATCGGGCGGCTGATCGCCATCCTCGCCGTTGTGGCAGCTGGCTACATGATGTTCACGGGTCGCCTTAACTGGCCTTTGTTCCTCGCCATTTTCTTTGGTGTGGTTCTGGTCTTCTCGGCCGCAACAATCATCGACGGTTTCGCCGCACCTTAA
- a CDS encoding lytic transglycosylase domain-containing protein produces the protein MKKGCGELTKAVQVRVATTSKGFLWSVLASTFCQVAQAEVLDVTGGEYSTVQRSSGPLVSGVLDLERPRQPLPEAEEDTPPPRAVSLPVPNTGRRGSPQIEGLIQEIALHYSRHRGIRAADLSTTEWVALFRANIAIESNFRQSARSHVGAIGLGQLMPATARRLGVDPNDARQNLHGSARYLLMQLERFGSKELALAAYNAGPEAVTRHGGIPPYRETQGHVRKVLAIFHQTTGQETT, from the coding sequence GTGAAAAAGGGGTGTGGCGAATTGACGAAGGCTGTTCAAGTAAGAGTAGCGACCACTAGTAAAGGGTTTCTTTGGTCAGTTCTGGCATCAACCTTCTGCCAGGTCGCACAAGCCGAAGTTTTGGATGTAACAGGTGGTGAGTATTCGACCGTTCAGAGGTCTTCTGGGCCTTTGGTGTCGGGTGTTCTAGACCTTGAACGTCCAAGACAGCCCCTTCCAGAAGCAGAGGAAGACACGCCGCCTCCAAGGGCGGTGTCTCTTCCGGTTCCAAATACCGGTCGGCGTGGTAGTCCGCAGATCGAAGGTTTGATTCAAGAAATTGCACTTCACTACTCACGACATAGAGGCATCCGCGCAGCGGACCTCTCAACAACCGAGTGGGTAGCGTTGTTTCGAGCGAATATCGCCATTGAAAGCAATTTCAGACAATCGGCGCGCTCGCATGTAGGGGCAATTGGCCTCGGCCAGCTCATGCCCGCAACCGCACGGCGACTAGGTGTAGACCCAAATGATGCAAGGCAAAACCTACACGGTTCAGCCCGGTACTTGCTGATGCAACTCGAACGGTTTGGGTCAAAAGAATTGGCTTTGGCTGCATATAATGCAGGGCCAGAGGCAGTCACTCGGCACGGCGGCATTCCGCCTTATCGAGAAACACAGGGGCACGTCAGGAAAGTGCTCGCAATCTTCCATCAAACAACTGGACAGGAGACTACATGA